In bacterium YEK0313, one genomic interval encodes:
- the parD4 gene encoding Antitoxin ParD4 encodes MATMNVSLPDPMKDWVEAQARSGRYANASDYVRDLIRRDQERNDRIAAMQRLVDEGLKSGIGDRTADDLFAAALARA; translated from the coding sequence ATGGCGACGATGAACGTATCCTTGCCCGACCCGATGAAAGATTGGGTCGAGGCGCAGGCGCGAAGCGGTCGATACGCCAATGCGAGCGACTATGTGCGTGACCTCATCCGCCGGGATCAGGAGCGCAACGACAGGATTGCCGCCATGCAGCGCCTTGTCGACGAAGGCTTGAAGAGCGGCATCGGCGACAGGACCGCGGACGACCTGTTTGCGGCGGCGCTGGCACGCGCGTGA
- the kipR_4 gene encoding HTH-type transcriptional regulator KipR, with amino-acid sequence MKTEPTAAVKSADRALDILEHVGDATEPPSFSRLMADLAIPRSSLFHLLNTLLARGYLDQDVGSGRYRLGPRVAMLAGRMAGPPLAVLVQPVLDDLSHQLNETSGFYVRAGDRAETIASAVGNQALSYTMKVGERAPLYAVSAGKVLLAALPPEEIAAYLESVGLDEITPTTIRSKDRLQEEIAAVRRDRFAYSREEFTPGITGIATAVLRHGVVCGALNLAVPTARFPQSREALFRRHLEASAAALGRRLEQSPPA; translated from the coding sequence ATGAAAACCGAGCCGACTGCCGCCGTCAAGTCCGCCGACCGCGCCCTCGACATTCTCGAACATGTCGGCGACGCGACCGAGCCGCCGTCCTTTTCCCGCCTCATGGCGGATCTCGCCATTCCCCGCAGCAGCCTGTTCCACCTTCTGAACACGCTCCTGGCGCGCGGCTATCTCGACCAGGACGTGGGCAGCGGGCGTTATCGCCTCGGCCCCAGGGTCGCGATGCTCGCCGGGCGGATGGCCGGGCCGCCGCTCGCGGTCCTCGTCCAGCCGGTGCTCGACGACCTGAGCCATCAGCTCAACGAAACCTCCGGCTTCTACGTGCGGGCCGGCGACCGGGCCGAGACGATCGCTTCGGCCGTCGGCAACCAGGCCCTCTCCTATACGATGAAGGTGGGCGAACGCGCCCCGCTCTATGCGGTTTCCGCCGGCAAGGTGCTACTGGCGGCGCTGCCGCCGGAGGAGATCGCGGCCTATCTGGAAAGCGTCGGCCTCGACGAGATCACGCCTACCACCATCCGCTCCAAGGACCGGCTGCAGGAAGAGATCGCCGCCGTGCGCCGCGATCGTTTCGCCTATTCGCGCGAGGAGTTCACGCCGGGCATTACCGGTATCGCGACCGCCGTCCTGCGCCACGGCGTCGTTTGCGGCGCGCTCAATCTCGCCGTCCCGACCGCACGTTTCCCGCAAAGCCGCGAGGCCCTGTTCCGGCGCCACCTGGAGGCGAGCGCCGCAGCGCTCGGCCGCCGTCTCGAGCAGAGCCCGCCGGCCTGA